A DNA window from Fragaria vesca subsp. vesca linkage group LG3, FraVesHawaii_1.0, whole genome shotgun sequence contains the following coding sequences:
- the LOC101297521 gene encoding uncharacterized protein LOC101297521, which yields MGTLVGHVVPGFGFVLIGLWHLFNHIKLHLQHPNSYRAPIWFPASKFRYLELLLIILGSSASVAMELFISPEKHQPFDDDGTIPSNHLHNFEHASISMTFLVYAALAIVLDKLAPRAQHGLTQILGAVAFGQQLLLFHLHSSDHLGPEGQYHLLLQLVILVSLITTLVGLGFPKCFLISFVRSLSIFFQGIWLMVMGVMLWTPGLISKGCFLNDEEGHEVVKCQSEEARHRALSLVNLLFSWFLIGIAVFGVAFYLVLVKFYGEKVEYFTLGSDRESEEDDDVESQKRSNVGDSKSFVDHMGKTAFAPIDMER from the coding sequence ATGGGTACTTTAGTTGGGCATGTAGTACCAGGCTTTGGGTTTGTTCTGATTGGATTATGGCACCTCTTCAACCACATCAAGCTCCATCTTCAACATCCCAACTCCTACAGGGCACCAATATGGTTTCCCGCCTCCAAGTTCAGGTACTTGGAGCTCTTGTTGATCATCTTAGGTTCATCAGCCTCCGTTGCCATGGAACTCTTCATCAGTCCTGAAAAACACCAACCGTTCGACGATGACGGAACCATCCCTTCAAACCATCTCCACAACTTCGAGCACGCCTCAATCTCCATGACTTTCTTGGTCTACGCTGCCTTGGCTATCGTTCTCGACAAATTAGCACCTAGAGCTCAGCATGGTCTGACCCAAATCCTCGGAGCCGTAGCCTTTGGTCAGCAACTGCTACTCTTTCACCTTCACTCTTCTGACCACTTGGGACCTGAGGGCCAATACCACTTGCTTCTTCAGCTTGTGATTCTTGTCTCCTTGATCACAACCCTAGTGGGACTTGGTTTCCCCAAGTGCTTCCTGATCAGCTTTGTGAGGTCACTCAGTATATTCTTCCAAGGTATCTGGCTTATGGTCATGGGGGTTATGCTCTGGACACCTGGGTTGATTTCCAAAGGTTGTTTTCTAAATGATGAAGAGGGTCACGAAGTGGTTAAGTGCCAAAGCGAGGAGGCACGTCACAGAGCACTGTCGTTGGTGAATCTTCTGTTTAGTTGGTTCTTGATTGGAATTGCCGTTTTTGGGGTGGCCTTCTATTTGGTTTTGGTTAAGTTTTACGGTGAAAAGGTGGAGTACTTTACTCTGGGAAGTGACCGTGAATCTGAAGAAGATGATGATGTGGAATCTCAGAAGAGAAGCAATGTTGGAGACTCGAAGAGCTTTGTGGATCATATGGGAAAGACAGCCTTTGCGCCAATAGACATGGAAAGGTAG